Proteins from a genomic interval of Anolis sagrei isolate rAnoSag1 chromosome 1, rAnoSag1.mat, whole genome shotgun sequence:
- the TH gene encoding tyrosine 3-monooxygenase, with product MPTPNSSSASAKGFRRAVSEMDSKQAEAIMSPQFIGRRQSLIEDARKEREAAAAAATAAAASASETAEPTETIVFEEKDGMAMLNLLFTLKGAKTSLPSRALKVFETFEAKIHHLETRPSKKLREGTIDLEYFVRCELHSSDLGTLISSLKRVTEDVRSTKEDKIHWFPRKISELDRCHHLVTKFDPDLDLDHPGFSDQAYRQRRKMIAEIAFHYKHGDPIPRVEYTAEEITTWREVYSTLKSLYPSHACKEHLDAFYLLERYCGYSENNIPQLEDVSRFLKERTGFQLRPVAGLLSARDFLASLAFRVFQCTQYIRHASSPMHSPEPDCCHELLGHVPILADKTFAQFSQDIGLASLGATDEEIEKLATLYWFTVEFGLCKQNGIVKAYGAGLLSSYGELIHSLSDEPELRDFDPDSTAVQPYQDQTYQPVYFVSESFSDAKAKLRAYAAHIKRPFSVKYDPYTYSIELLDNPQKIHHSLENLRDELHSLIDALNIIS from the exons ATGCCAaccccaaactcttccagtgctTCAGCCAAAGGTTTCCGGCGGGCGGTGTCTGAGATGGACTCCAAGCAAGCAGAAGCCATCATG TCCCCACAGTTCATTGGGAGACGGCAGAGCCTCATTGAAGATGCCAGAAAGGAGAgagaggctgctgctgctgccgccacaGCTGCGGCAGCATCCGCCTCTGAAACAGCTGAACCCACTGAAACAATTGTCTTTGAAGAGAAGGATGGCATGGCCATGTTAAACTTGCTATTCACACTCAAAGGAGCAAAGACTTCCCTGCCATCCCGAGCACTTAAAGTGTTTGAG ACATTTGAGGCCAAAATACATCACTTAGAAACAAGACCCAGCAAGAAACTGCGAGAGGGGACCATTGATCTGGAATACTTTGTGCGATGTGAACTCCATAGCTCAGACCTGGGCACCCTCATCAGCTCTCTGAAACGGGTCACTGAAGATGTAAGGAGTACAAAAGAAGACAAGA ttCACTGGTTTCCAAGAAAAATCTCTGAGCTAGATAGATGTCACCATTTGGTcaccaagtttgatcctgatttGGATCTGGATCATCCA GGATTCTCTGACCAAGCGTATCGGCAACGAAGGAAAATGATAGCAGAAATTGCTTTCCATTATAAACA TGGTGACCCAATTCCTCGAGTGGAATACACAGCAGAGGAGATCACGACCTG GAGGGAGGTGTACAGTACACTGAAAAGTCTATATCCCAGCCATGCCTGCAAAGAACACCTGGATGCTTTCTACTTACTGGAGAGATACTGTGGTTACAGTGAAAACAACATCCCTCAGCTGGAGGATGTCTCTCGTTTCCTAAAAG AGAGAACTGGGTTTCAGCTCCGACCTGTGGCTGGTCTGCTTTCTGCTCGTGATTTTCTAGCCAGCTTGGCCTTCAGGGTGTTTCAGTGCACACAATACATTCGCCATGCCTCTTCTCCCATGCACTCTCCAGAACC GGACTGCTGCCATGAACTCCTGGGACATGTACCAATCTTGGCCGACAAGACATTTGCACAGTTCTCTCAG GACATTGGACTTGCCTCTTTGGGAGCAACTGATGAGGAAATTGAAAAACTTGCAACA CTTTATTGGTTCACGGTGGAGTTTGGCCTCTGCAAACAGAATGGAATTGTCAAAGCCTATGGAGCTGGGCTCCTCTCTTCCTATGGAGAACTAATA CACTCCTTGTCTGATGAGCCAGAGTTAAGAGACTTTGATCCTGATTCTACTGCTGTGCAGCCCTATCAAGACCAAACCTATCAACCAGTTTATTTTGTATCAGAGAGCTTCAGTGATGCCAAAGCTAAACTCAG GGCCTATGCAGCACACATCAAGCGTCCCTTTTCTGTGAAGTATGATCCTTACACATACAGCATTGAGCTCCTAGACAACCCCCAGAAGATCCATCACTCACTGGAGAATCTGCGCGATGAGCTTCACTCATTAATTGATGCCCTCAACATTATCAGCTAA